In a single window of the Raphanus sativus cultivar WK10039 chromosome 9, ASM80110v3, whole genome shotgun sequence genome:
- the LOC108825596 gene encoding uncharacterized protein LOC108825596 produces the protein MEKRGEAEEYHSKDFEWEFLKNLVENDPSLSYHTQEVDSSSFSSSDSKPWQDFHSRHSSGKFFKERRYLLKEFPELVLCGENSKLLEVGCGNGSTVLPVLRGSKNVTVYACDCSSEALVRTKENIDRATIGATKVDNFHSFSCDFSTSAFPNWVACHHCRHNQHCYYHSGESGDTSLNEHCIGGVDFVTLIFTLSAVPKERMPRAIKECFSVLKPGGLLLFRDYGLYDMTMLRFEPEKCIGFREYVRSDGTLSYFFCLDTVKTLFTDAGFIEVELENCCVKAVNRRKNKNMYRVWVHGKFQKPFLK, from the exons ATGGAGAAAAGAGGGGAAGCAGAAGAGTATCATTCAAAAGATTTCGAATGGGAGTTTTTGAAGAATTTGGTAGAGAATGATCCTTCTCTCTCCTATCATACACAAGAAGTAGattcctcctccttctcctcctctgATTCGAAGCCATGGCAAGATTTCCACTCCCGTCACTCCTCCGGCAAGTTCTTCAAG GAAAGAAGGTATTTGTTGAAGGAATTTCCTGAGTTAGTTCTATGCGGCGAAAACTCTAAACTCTTAGAAGTCGGTTGTGGTAATGGCAGTACTGTCCTTCCAGTTTTACG AGGAAGCAAGAACGTTACCGTATACGCTTGCGATTGTAGCAGTGAGGCTCTCGTTAGGACTAAAGAGAACATTGATCGCGCTACTATTGGTGCTACAAAAGTTGATAACTTCCATTCTTTCTCTTGTGACTTTTCAACGTCTGCATTCCCAAATTGGGTGGCGTGCCATCATTGTCGACACAACCAACATTGCTACTACCATTCAG GAGAGAGTGGTGATACTtctttgaatgagcattgcatcggTGGGGTGGATTTTGTCACTCTG ATTTTCACATTGTCGGCAGTGCCTAAAGAAAGGATGCCGAGAGCTATTAAAGAATGCTTTTCTGTGCTGAAACCTGGTGGTCTGCTCTTGTTCAGAGATTACG GCTTATATGACATGACTATGCTTCGGTTTGAGCCAGAGAAATGTATTGGGTTTAGGGAATACGTTCGTTCAGATGGAACCCTTTCCTATTTCTTTTGTCTCGACACTGTTAAGACACTATTTACAGATGCCGGATTCATCGAG GTCGAGCTTGAAAATTGTTGTGTCAAAGCAGTAAATCGGAGAAAGAATAAGAACATGTACAGAGTTTGGGTTCACGGGAAGTTCCAAAAgccttttctaaaataa
- the LOC108826103 gene encoding uncharacterized protein LOC108826103 gives MKLIWSPETASKAYIDTVKSCEKLGTPGAAELVAAMAAGWNATLIVETWSEGETIAISVGLNVASQHTNARHICIVPNASSEAAYLQAMTQQSCSTLPETIIMNEEEENSEKAMQKLQGIDFLVIDWDQKDFAANVLRNAAFGSRGAVVVCRSGYRRSTSCFSWTKTFSDRNVVRTVTLPVSGGLEIAHVAAASSTGKSDNINKRKWIKHIDQRSGEEHVIRK, from the exons atgaaacttATTTGGTCACCGGAAACAGCATCAAAGGCTTACATCGACACCGTTAAATCG TGCGAAAAACTTGGAACGCCAGGAGCCGCAGAGCTAGTGGCAGCTATGGCGGCAGGATGGAACGCGACTCTAATCGTGGAAACATGGTCAGAAGGAGAAACCATAGCTATAAGCGTAGGTTTAAACGTAGCAAGTCAACACACAAACGCAAGACACATTTGTATTGTTCCAAACGCAAGTTCAGAAGCCGCTTATCTCCAAGCCATGACACAACAATCTTGCTCCACCTTGCCTGAGACAATTATTATGaacgaggaagaagaaaactCAGAGAAGGCGATGCAAAAGCTACAAGGAATCGATTTCTTGGTAATTGACTGGGATCAAAAGGATTTTGCAGCAAACGTTTTGAGAAACGCTGCGTTTGGTAGCAGAGGAGCGGTCGTGGTCTGCAGAAGCGGGTACAGGAGAAGCACGTCTTGTTTCAGTTGGACAAAAACGTTTAGCGACCGGAACGTTGTGAGAACGGTGACTCTTCCGGTTTCAGGTGGTCTAGAAATTGCTCATGTGGCTGCAGCAAGTAGCACTGGGAAGAGTGATAACATCAACAAGAGAAAATGGATCAAACATATTGATCAAAGATCAGGAGAAGAACATGTTATtagaaagtaa